One Aegilops tauschii subsp. strangulata cultivar AL8/78 chromosome 2, Aet v6.0, whole genome shotgun sequence genomic window, AAACTTTTTTGGATTTTATGATTCTTCCAGGTTCACGATTTTTTGGGAAAATCAACGGTTAACTAGTAACTAGTTATGGTCAACCAGGTCAACTGGTCAACTGTTGACCGATCAACTTTTTTTGAGCATATGTTGACCGATGAACTGATGGAACGATCAAGctgtttaaaaaaaagaaaaaactgagTGAACGAAAGGGACACTCGGTTTGTTGGTCTGGCCTATGCGGGAGCCGGGAGAGGCGTGTGAGGGCCAAGTAGCTTAATCAGGACTGAACGTGCCAATTGGGAGGTCTCGATGGTTTCTGACTTAAATGCGAGATACTATGTGTGAATTACTGAATTGACAATACTAATTCACATTTGGGATTACACGGAGCAACTGATATAACTCTGTTTATCTTTGCTCCCTAGAATGCCGCATACCTAATTTTACCAGGTTGCACCAGTTATATCAACTAAGGAGATGTGTTGTTTTTCCCAGCATTACTGCACCAAGAATACCACCAAGTGCTCTGAAAGGAGAGTCTGATTATATTGTATCAGGTAGATTCTTCTCACTATATTATGTTATGCATTTCATTAGCCGTTCAACATGTGGATTTACAACTTATTACAAACTCAGCTCTGAACCATGCTAACATCATGCATAAAAACTACTGAAATCTTGATGTGAAACAATTGTTATTTGACACAGCAACTGTTGTCTTTGTCTTGTATTGAGACAAAAGTTTGTAAGAAAAACAAATAAGAACAACTCTATATGTGAAATTTGTAGGGGAGATTGAGGTCATAAACACAATTTTCACGCCTTAGCCGCGAAGATCCTAAAAAGGCTAAAGCTGAGCTATCACTAGCTATTTCCTTATTAAATCACGGGTTTAATGGTTTTGTGGTGGGACGGCACAAAGCTGTAACGGAATATCACAAGCTATTTAGAACCTTGTTGGAGTCAAATATACAGGGGGCATTTCTTCCTTTTTGGAATCTAATACTAGTACAAAATAGCTATGCAATATGTATGTTCACTAGTTTGCAAAGCATACTATATATGCCTCTTTTGGTGCCAACTTGCTAAGTACAATTGTTGGTACTTCTACATAGATCAAATAGACCTTTTTCTGTTTCTGATTCTGTCTCTTTATTGCAGCTAAGTTGATGCAATTCATTGTTGCGGGGAATCTTCTTGGCTTTCCTGCCATAACTGTTCCGGTAAGTAGTGTCACAACTCATGACGAATATTTATTGTATCTTGTAGTTAACGTTATGAGATTGTGTATGGAATAATAACTTTAGCATTATTGACGTACATTCATAAACAATGGTCTTATTTCCAACATAATGAAAGGTTTACAGATAATCATAGGAAAACATTCAGAATTTTGGTAGTATAATATAGCTCAAAAACATGCAGGGAAAGTATTATTTGCTAATATGTGCTGCTACTCCTGTCCTGTACTCAGGTTGGTCATGACCAGCAAGGCCTTCCTATCGGCTTGCAACTGATAGGCCGTCCATGGGGTGAGGCTAGCTTACTGAGGGTGGCTTCGGCAGTAGAGGTACTGTTCACATTCATCCTAAATGTTCTGTATTTTTGATTTGCCACCTTAGAATGCGCTCTTATTCGGTAGGAGTCTATGTGCCTTTTAAACTTGTATGAACCTGAGTGAATCTCTGAACATACGGCAATTTTCTCTGTTAGGTTTAGGCGCAGGGAAAACTTTATTCACACCACTATGCTGTCTAGGGGCATTTGTTTATATCGTGACACAAATACACTGAAGCTGTAGATTACTCTGAGCCATTTTTAACGGGAAAAGACGCTAATGTAGATAAAAATGTTGGGGAAGAATCAGTAATTTATGAAACATGGTaaatttagcatgtctacggaaTCTGAAAAGCAGTATTTAGTGGCATCATCCGTACGAGTGTGAACATTATTTTCATCAAGTATTTTGTACTGTCTTTGTATGCTTCTGGACCCTCGTAAATTGAAAACATTTCCCCTGCTTTTAGGAGCTCTGCCTGAAGAGAAGGAATCGCCCGTCCACATTCTACGACATCCTAAAGACGTGAAGCATCATCAGTATGTAATATCAATAGTATGTAAGAGGTTTGTCATTTGTCATTTGTGAGGACTCAGGAATCATGATAGACACAGCAAACCCTTCTCCAGGTTATGTAAACCGAGAGAAAATCGTTTGGATGCTTGGGCTATTTCTGCCGGTTTTCTTGTTCTTTTGGACTGGTGTGATTCATCTGTTCGCGATGTTCTTGATCTTGCTCGTCTGTCTGTTTAAAAAGCAGAGGTAGAGATGTAACTGGGATATCCATTACTGAAAAATGATAATCTCCAGTCGAAGTGAGAGCTAGTACTAGGGGTGCAGAGCGGCGTCCCGCATAGACCCGCCAAAGTGCTGAATTAGTACAACTTTACCTACCAGCACCACAACCTAGCTAGAACTAAAATTTTCTACTTTGTATACGGAGTGGGATGGGTTCGGGCGCAAAACAAAATCTATACTGCTCATTTCATGTTTAAAAGCACTTCCCATGATTGTGCTTTCGTTTGCTGCTTGCGGCGAAACTAGAGGAGACGAATTCGTGAAATATCAGGTTCATGTATTTTGGTGTTAAAGAAatctactacctccgtcctggtttattggtccacATTGTATTTCTTgccaaattttgatcataaattgaactaacaaaatgttcatgcatgttacaaaaaattatattattgaaaactatgttcaaatacgaatccaacgatataatttttgttgacatgcattaacattttgttagttaaatctttagtcaaaatttggcacaaactaCAAGGGGAcatataaaccaggacggaggtagtatcgTGGTGATCCATACGGTACTATATTAAATACAACGCATGTTCGTATTTGTTTTTGTTTCTTCGTCCTAGATACTTTAATACTAAAGGAAAATGACCAAGACTTTTTCCCCCTGAAACGGAGGCAGAAGGACCAAGATGAAGAAGAGGGGTTGACTTGTTCTGTTTCCGACCGAGAACGTTGAGCATTGACCATGCGTAGAAAGAAGGAGAATTCAAGGAGCAAGAACGAGGAAGTCAATCTGTGGTGGACAACCCTGAAACCTTTTATTACATTTTCAGAAGGGTAACACTGAACTTTTTCTGGTTTACTTCTACATAGATGGCATCAAATTCAGCATCAAAGTTAAGTTGGTGAACTAACTAACATTCACCAGACACTACAACACCACGCAGCCCTTGATTTTAATCTGAATGGTTTTACTACCGGTGAGGTGACTGCACTAGCCAGCTCAATCTGGGCGGTCGTCGGAGCGAAAAGTCGGGAGGGAGGCTGCCGGCGGCGGCCTGTAAGTATCACACCATCCCCGAGCCATCTGCGAAGCTTCTCTGGTTGTCGACCTCTGGCCGTATCTACGACCCAGGAGCTCCAAATTAGCAGGATATTCCGATGGTGACGCCCACCCAGCCGCCCTACGTGAGCCTTCTCCCCCCTTTACACAAGCCCAAAATGAAGGCCCTTTCTGCCATGAAAACGACTCCCATCTCACGTACTGCTAAGCCCAACTTGTCATTTTTAGACCTGATCGATATCGATGGTGGCACTGCCACACCGCCGCCCTGCGTACTATTCCATTATACATACACTACTACTCCTATTTGTCAGCACAAAGTTTCATTTCCTCTTGTCAAACCCACACGCTCCATCAGCTGCCCTATATTAACCCATCCGCGTGCACAGCTTGTGAACAAAAGCACCCTCAGCCATAGCCTACATCTAACCCCCACCCCACAGGGAGCGCGCCAACTGACACCCACCGTTTCCACGTGGTACCGGCCGGGCTGACAACAGAGACATGGACAACCACGGTGATATGTGCTACTACAGCGGCGGCGGCATGGGCGCCGCGGCCGACCCCTCCTGCTCCTCCACCTCCTTGTCGTCCATTGACTCGTTTCTATCCGACTTGAGCGGCGGCGAGATGATCGACGAGGAAATAAGGAGTCAGCCCAAGAGGCCAGCAGCCTCGGCGTTCATCGGCGTGCGCGCGCGGCCGTGGGGACGGTTTGCGGCGGAGATCCGGGACTCGACgcggggcggcgcgcgggtgtggttgggcaCGTTTGCCACGGCCGAGGCCGCCGCCATGGCCTACAACAAGGCGGCGCTCTCGTCACGGGGCGCGGCCACGGCGCTCGATTTCCCTCTGGAGCGCGTCCAGGAGTCGCTCCAGGCACTTGGCACTACCATGACAGGCATAGGCGGATCGCCCGTGCTGGCGCTCAAATGGCGCCACTCCAAGAGAAGAAGGCGCAGCAAGGCCGAGATAGCGAAAGACGCGGCGACATGCGTGAGGAGGAGCAAGGTCATAGCCAAGCAGCAGCAGTTCATCGTGGAGCTGGAGGACATCGGCGTCGACTACCTGGATGAGCTTCTCAGGATCACGTGTAACACTACTTAGTTACTATTCCCTCCGTCCCGAGGTAGCAGTACGTACGGAGTACGTCGGTTGTAGGGTTGCAGCTAGCTTTGAGGCGGTGCCATTTCAAGTTGGAGCACCTGGGTTTTGTGCAGTTAATTGGTGAACTAATTACACGTGATAAACGCCCAACTTTTCAAAGTCAATAGTCCCAAAAGGCCGAAAGATATGTACAAGGACGATGAACAAACAACCCTATATATAAGCTATAACACTTTGCACGAAGCAAGCAAACAAACTGAAAGAAAATCAAAGTGCAACTTGACGACAACCTACACGCTTGGGCATCGTAGAATAAAGAAATACATCTACAAAGCAGCAGCCAACCCACTTTGAAGTTGATCTCGCTGATGCCTGCTTGCTTCAGGGAACCAACACACCAAGCCTTGCTTTTTCCCGAGAGCAACTAGTTGACGAGCGCTTCTTCGGGAGCCTCGTAATGATCACTTGCGGTGGGCTGACAGCATGTCACTTGCGCTCTGAGCCGCTGCCACGTGTCGCATTCTGGGCGTTTTCTTtggattttgttttttttcgcACGCGTTTTTGGTTTATTAGATTAATTTTTTGAACCTTTTGGCTTTTCACAGTTTTTTCTTAGCTTTTTGacaaaaaaatcattttgttttgcacggaaaaatgcattttttttgcttccttaaggacacggttttgcttccacgagaggcattGTTTTGCtcccgcgagaggcacggccgtgcctctcgtaaacggaaaaaacacgtttttccttttttttcttccgtgagaggcatggttttgcttccgcgagaggcacggccctgcctctcggaaacgaaaaaacgcgttttctttttTTTACCTCTCGTGAGAGACACGTTTTTGCTTCCGCGAAAGGCACGGCCGTCGGACTTTCGTAAAGGGAAAAAGAAACGTGCTCCTGGTTcctttttcatgaaaaaaagtttgtcaaaacctatcaacacgggatctagttttgaagatttTGACGCCAAGAATTcaacggtgaaaacggttcgagattttgACATACAGTTTAGGAGATAAAATATTTTGAATAAAtgaatctacgaaaaaagggaaacTTACAGGTTGCggcaagtggcgcacatgcagcgcgtcACTTGTCATAATCTAGGGAGGTGGGAGTGATCTTtggatggagtactcctcaattGGTGATTTCACTTTTCCCTCGTCGACCACCTCGTAGTCTAGGCTTGAAATAGGCTTGGGCATCGGCAGCCTGAAAGAGCGATGGTCGAGGCAGGCCCATGTACTAGTTTTTGGCCCACAACGTGAGCCCGAAAACTCGATAGATAACCAAACACCTAACACTAGGATTTTTAAGGTAAAAACATAGGCACAATTATGTATATATTCTGAAATGATTGAACTAATGATTTTAATAAAAAAAATGACACTACTTGAATTTTTGGGCTGATCTAGGCTCGGGTTTGAGATCTTAGGTTAAAGCCCGACCTGGGATATGACCAGGACTAGCTCAAAGTAGGCGCTCACCCTATAACTAGGAGTGGTACATGCCTCGTGGCCGCCATGCAGAATAACTGCACATGATCACCGTGACTCGATGAACACACCTCGTCAGCTACTCTCCTGATGCCTATGGACGACCATGCCAAAAAGGATACGCTGGAGGAAGAGGTCGATCAAGAATGTGATGCAGAGAGGTTGAGCAGGGCGACAAGCATCCACAGAGAGCCCCACTATTGTGGATTGGCCTAGTTACTCGTCACCTCTGCCATGTTGCTATCTCGGGAAGGGGAACCCTATCACCTCTTGCTGACAATCGAGGACTCCAACCCACTCTCAAGCATGTTGAGCATGAACAAAGGCGAtcacaaaacaaaagaaaacaattGAGCATACAAGACTTGTCAGACCTCGATGTGGATGTCGTAGTTAGATGCCTATCACGCTTAACACCAGACACCTCCTTTAGATGCGACACTTATGGATGACAAGGCAACCCACACACAAAGACCCACTCCCATCGCCGCCTCTTCACTGGCTTGACTAAGGAGATTGACCAACATCTGCGGAGGCCCCTGCCGCTTGGACGCCATAGCCAAATTGAAAACCCTCTGCTCCAGCTGCAGAGCGGTTGAAACCTTGTTGCCACCCTCACCGGCGGGCATACAGGCTTATTGATGGCGACCTCCGGGGCACCGAGGGGAAAGGGAGCAAGGAAATGGTGGCAGCACGA contains:
- the LOC109778501 gene encoding ethylene-responsive transcription factor 1B-like, with translation MDNHGDMCYYSGGGMGAAADPSCSSTSLSSIDSFLSDLSGGEMIDEEIRSQPKRPAASAFIGVRARPWGRFAAEIRDSTRGGARVWLGTFATAEAAAMAYNKAALSSRGAATALDFPLERVQESLQALGTTMTGIGGSPVLALKWRHSKRRRRSKAEIAKDAATCVRRSKVIAKQQQFIVELEDIGVDYLDELLRITCNTT